One region of Edaphobacter bradus genomic DNA includes:
- a CDS encoding threonine ammonia-lyase encodes MRATEQAVSELSISLADVHAARERLRGAIYYSPCAHSQMLSALTGQQVYLKLENLQMTGSFKERGALNRIALLTPEQAARGVVAASAGNHAQGVAYHATARGIRSVIVMPLATPLVKVTATRGFGAEVVLHGANYDEAYEEARRICAAQEMTFIHPFDDGAVMAGQGTIGLELLEQIPQLEAVVVPIGGGGLIGGIACAIKESRPDIRVVGVQTSRLPSMAVAMERHRPVTIDPATTIADGIAVRRAGEVTFPVVERYVDEIVTVDEDEIASAILMLLEREKTLAEGAGATALAALLQKKTSLENKHTGVLVCGGNIDVTLLSRIIERGLVQDGRMIRLRIHLLDKPGALAELTKLIAAHRANIVDTLYNRAYYGVNLGDTTIDITLETRGREQVDELLAALTAGGYVHSRVV; translated from the coding sequence TTGAGGGCGACTGAGCAAGCAGTGAGCGAACTGAGTATCAGCCTTGCCGATGTACACGCGGCGCGCGAGCGGCTGCGCGGAGCGATCTACTACTCGCCGTGCGCGCACTCGCAGATGCTGTCGGCTCTGACTGGGCAGCAGGTGTATCTGAAGCTCGAGAATCTACAGATGACCGGCTCGTTCAAGGAGCGTGGCGCGCTGAACCGCATCGCGCTGCTGACTCCGGAGCAGGCCGCGCGCGGCGTGGTGGCGGCGAGCGCGGGCAATCACGCGCAGGGCGTGGCGTATCACGCGACGGCGCGCGGGATTCGCTCGGTCATTGTGATGCCGCTGGCGACCCCGCTGGTGAAGGTGACGGCGACGCGCGGGTTCGGCGCCGAGGTTGTGCTGCACGGCGCGAACTACGACGAGGCTTATGAAGAGGCCCGGCGCATCTGCGCGGCGCAGGAGATGACGTTCATCCATCCGTTCGACGACGGCGCGGTGATGGCCGGCCAGGGAACGATTGGGCTGGAGCTGCTGGAGCAGATTCCGCAGCTCGAGGCGGTGGTGGTTCCGATCGGCGGCGGCGGGCTGATCGGCGGAATTGCGTGCGCGATCAAGGAGTCGCGGCCGGATATTCGCGTCGTTGGAGTGCAGACCTCGCGGCTGCCTTCGATGGCGGTCGCGATGGAGCGGCATCGTCCGGTGACGATCGATCCGGCGACGACGATCGCGGATGGTATTGCGGTTCGGCGCGCGGGAGAGGTCACGTTTCCGGTCGTCGAGAGATATGTCGACGAGATCGTGACCGTCGATGAGGACGAGATCGCGTCGGCGATTCTGATGCTGCTGGAGCGCGAGAAGACGCTCGCCGAGGGTGCGGGCGCTACGGCGCTCGCGGCGCTGCTGCAGAAGAAGACGTCGCTTGAGAACAAGCACACAGGCGTGCTGGTCTGCGGCGGCAACATCGATGTGACGCTGCTCTCGCGGATTATCGAGCGCGGTCTGGTGCAGGATGGCCGCATGATCCGGCTGCGGATTCATCTGCTGGACAAGCCCGGCGCGCTGGCCGAGCTGACGAAGCTGATCGCAGCACATCGCGCGAACATAGTCGATACGCTCTACAACCGCGCTTATTACGGCGTGAATCTTGGCGATACGACGATTGATATCACGCTTGAGACGCGAGGGCGCGAGCAGGTGGATGAACTGCTGGCGGCGCTTACGGCTGGCGGGTATGTTCACAGCCGTGTTGTCTGA
- a CDS encoding D-alanine--D-alanine ligase family protein, translating to MNRKTPKKSLPKQRIGILFGGRSGEHEVSLLSAASILKAIDKKKYDVVPIGITKQGRWVTAHDAQALLTGKFPAENPRLAGDPEATPTAAVLKRGDEAIIIPPVPAESLQPFGLGAPHLAVSSPDVGSSGSSSLDLDVIFPVLHGTFGEDGTIQGLFELADIAYVGSGVLGSAAAMDKDAMKKLFSAAGLQQTPYLAMLRSEWRADPRKATRLIEKSLKYPLFVKPANLGSSVGISKVHDRSELAPAMDLAASYDRKLVIEQGVGGPGAKPRELEVAVLGNDSPEASVVGEIVPGAEFYDYEAKYLSDTSVPIIPAKLTAAESKQIRQMAIAAFKACDCAGLARVDFLMEPASAAAKGKKKGSKTKPRIYLNEINTLPGFTSISMYPKLWDATGVPYKQLIDRLIQLAIERHKEKQQTTFTRT from the coding sequence ATGAACAGAAAAACACCAAAGAAGTCTTTGCCAAAACAACGAATCGGCATCCTCTTCGGCGGCCGCTCCGGCGAGCACGAGGTCTCGCTCCTCTCCGCCGCCTCCATCCTCAAGGCCATCGACAAGAAAAAATACGACGTCGTTCCCATCGGCATCACCAAGCAGGGCCGCTGGGTCACCGCACACGATGCCCAGGCGCTCCTCACCGGCAAATTCCCCGCCGAAAACCCGCGCCTCGCCGGCGACCCCGAGGCCACTCCCACCGCCGCCGTCCTCAAGCGTGGTGACGAAGCCATCATCATCCCGCCGGTTCCCGCCGAATCGCTGCAACCGTTTGGATTGGGTGCCCCACACTTGGCGGTCTCATCGCCAGATGTGGGCTCGTCGGGCAGCTCAAGTCTCGACCTCGACGTCATCTTCCCCGTCCTCCACGGAACGTTCGGCGAAGACGGGACGATTCAAGGGCTGTTTGAACTCGCCGACATCGCCTACGTCGGCTCCGGAGTCCTCGGCTCCGCCGCCGCAATGGACAAGGATGCGATGAAGAAGCTCTTCTCCGCCGCCGGCCTCCAGCAGACGCCGTACCTCGCGATGCTCCGCAGCGAGTGGCGCGCCGACCCGCGCAAGGCCACGCGCCTCATCGAAAAGTCGCTGAAGTACCCGCTCTTCGTGAAGCCCGCGAACCTTGGCTCCTCCGTCGGAATCAGCAAGGTCCACGACCGCAGCGAGCTCGCCCCCGCGATGGACCTCGCCGCCAGCTACGACCGCAAGCTCGTCATCGAACAAGGCGTCGGAGGCCCCGGAGCCAAACCCCGCGAGCTCGAAGTAGCCGTCCTCGGCAACGACTCGCCCGAAGCCAGCGTCGTCGGCGAGATCGTCCCCGGAGCCGAGTTCTACGACTACGAAGCCAAGTACCTCTCCGACACCAGCGTCCCCATCATCCCCGCCAAACTCACCGCCGCCGAATCCAAACAGATCCGCCAGATGGCCATCGCAGCCTTCAAAGCCTGCGACTGCGCCGGCCTCGCCCGCGTCGACTTCCTCATGGAACCGGCAAGCGCCGCGGCAAAGGGAAAGAAGAAGGGAAGCAAGACAAAGCCTCGCATCTACCTCAACGAGATCAACACCCTCCCCGGCTTCACCAGCATCAGCATGTACCCCAAACTCTGGGACGCCACCGGCGTCCCCTACAAACAACTCATCGACCGCCTCATCCAACTGGCCATCGAACGCCACAAAGAAAAACAACAAACCACCTTCACCCGAACATAG
- a CDS encoding GNAT family N-acetyltransferase, which translates to MATKKSIKVGPLKQSELEEANRIVRLAFGTFLRLPNPSDFLDDRNFLTPRWRSPNVKVIAARDGGRLIGSNVVTRWGSFGFFGPLTVLPEYWDHGVAKRLLEATMAIFDRWGVRHTGLYTFAHSARHVGLYQKFGYWPQYLTAIMTRTPEATSALVARPPNAPPDMPTLLSTLTRNQREQAIQACTKLTKRIHKGLDLAAEIRAVLANHTGDIVLTYKRGVLDAFAVCMNGVGSEGGAKICYVKFGAARNGSGAGERFDNLLNACEAFASSRGAAVEAGVNLAREDAYRRMRSHGYRTSMQGVSMQRPHATGFNRPDAYVIDDWR; encoded by the coding sequence ATGGCAACGAAGAAGTCCATCAAGGTCGGCCCGCTGAAACAGAGCGAACTCGAAGAGGCCAACCGCATCGTCCGCCTGGCCTTTGGAACCTTCCTCCGATTGCCCAACCCATCCGACTTCCTGGACGATCGCAATTTCCTGACGCCGCGCTGGCGCTCGCCCAACGTCAAAGTGATCGCGGCGCGCGATGGTGGCCGCCTGATCGGATCGAACGTCGTCACGCGTTGGGGATCGTTCGGCTTCTTCGGCCCCCTCACCGTCCTGCCGGAGTACTGGGACCACGGCGTTGCCAAACGCCTCCTCGAGGCAACGATGGCAATCTTCGACAGATGGGGCGTCCGCCATACCGGGCTGTACACCTTCGCGCACAGCGCCAGGCACGTAGGCCTGTACCAGAAGTTCGGCTACTGGCCGCAGTACCTCACAGCCATCATGACCCGCACGCCGGAAGCAACTTCAGCGCTCGTGGCTAGGCCCCCAAACGCACCCCCAGACATGCCAACGTTGCTGTCAACCCTCACCAGGAACCAGCGCGAACAAGCCATCCAGGCCTGCACGAAACTCACCAAGAGAATCCATAAGGGGCTCGACCTCGCCGCAGAGATCCGCGCCGTGCTTGCGAACCATACCGGCGACATCGTGTTGACCTACAAGCGCGGCGTTCTCGATGCCTTCGCCGTCTGCATGAACGGAGTTGGATCCGAGGGCGGCGCAAAGATCTGCTACGTCAAATTCGGAGCTGCACGCAACGGCTCGGGTGCGGGAGAACGCTTCGACAATCTCCTGAATGCATGCGAGGCATTTGCCTCTTCGCGCGGAGCGGCGGTAGAGGCAGGCGTGAACCTGGCCCGCGAAGATGCCTACCGGCGCATGCGCTCCCACGGATATCGCACCTCCATGCAAGGTGTCTCCATGCAGCGTCCACACGCAACCGGCTTCAATCGGCCCGACGCCTATGTGATCGACGACTGGCGCTAA
- a CDS encoding DUF4382 domain-containing protein: MATVSISDPATCAGPSGPFAHVYVTITDVQAHVSSTAGDNDPGWKDLTPNLSKSPKQIDLLGQANNQCFLATLGDAQQLQAGNYQQIRLILADNGANIPNSLCTSSANCVVLTADHSVHTLQLSSESKTGIKIPSGQIASGGFNIAAGQTKDLDLDFNTCESIVLEGNGEYRLKPVLHAGEVSTTSTSINGKVLDKTTGNPVNGTVLVALEQKDAAGVDRIVMSTLAGADGSFVFCPIPAGTYDVVIVGERADGVAYQPSIVTSIANGETTGNVNLYAGVAGTLGSAALAGTVTSQNSANSGTVADIDLSALETVGTGTFTIPLVPNAQQPSAELAVETAASSSCPTGTDCVKYSMTLAAGGPYVGAFSASGVTLTQSSPLATYVVDGLAFVPGGGVVPDCSPSELKSQAYPLVSSFSLTVQTLPFTQCQ, translated from the coding sequence ATGGCTACTGTAAGCATTAGTGACCCTGCTACTTGTGCGGGTCCGAGCGGACCCTTTGCTCATGTCTATGTGACGATCACTGACGTTCAGGCGCACGTCAGCTCCACGGCCGGAGACAACGATCCCGGCTGGAAGGACCTGACCCCCAATCTCTCAAAGTCTCCTAAGCAGATTGATCTGCTTGGACAGGCGAACAACCAGTGCTTCCTGGCGACGCTGGGAGACGCGCAGCAGCTTCAGGCGGGGAACTATCAGCAGATCCGGCTGATCCTTGCCGACAACGGCGCGAACATCCCAAACAGCCTATGCACGAGCTCGGCCAACTGTGTGGTGCTGACGGCTGACCACAGCGTGCATACGCTGCAGCTCTCGAGCGAATCGAAGACCGGAATCAAGATTCCGTCGGGGCAGATTGCTTCCGGCGGCTTCAATATAGCGGCAGGCCAGACGAAGGATCTCGACCTCGACTTCAATACGTGCGAGTCCATCGTGCTGGAAGGCAATGGAGAGTATCGCCTGAAGCCGGTACTGCATGCGGGCGAGGTCAGCACCACCTCTACCTCGATCAACGGCAAGGTGCTGGACAAGACGACCGGCAACCCTGTAAACGGAACCGTGCTGGTGGCCCTGGAACAGAAGGACGCTGCTGGTGTGGACCGCATTGTGATGTCGACGCTGGCAGGCGCGGATGGCAGCTTCGTCTTCTGCCCGATCCCGGCAGGAACGTATGACGTGGTGATTGTGGGCGAGCGGGCTGACGGAGTTGCCTACCAGCCTTCGATCGTGACCTCCATTGCGAACGGCGAGACCACTGGGAACGTCAACCTCTATGCAGGGGTGGCGGGAACGCTGGGGAGCGCCGCTCTTGCAGGGACGGTGACGTCGCAGAACAGCGCGAACAGCGGCACGGTCGCGGACATTGACCTGAGCGCTTTGGAAACGGTGGGGACCGGCACCTTTACGATTCCACTGGTTCCCAATGCGCAGCAGCCTTCGGCAGAGCTTGCAGTGGAGACTGCGGCGTCGTCCAGCTGCCCAACGGGCACGGATTGCGTGAAGTATTCGATGACGCTTGCTGCCGGAGGCCCGTATGTCGGCGCCTTCTCTGCCAGCGGAGTGACGCTGACGCAGAGCTCGCCGCTTGCGACGTACGTTGTTGATGGCCTGGCATTTGTGCCTGGTGGCGGCGTTGTGCCGGACTGCTCCCCATCCGAACTGAAGTCGCAGGCCTATCCGCTGGTGAGCAGCTTCTCGCTCACCGTACAGACGTTGCCCTTCACTCAATGCCAATAG
- a CDS encoding coagulation factor 5/8 type domain-containing protein, translating into MKIGLVLGMLACAAGTVLAAGGDKPGLGPGSGPGSRLDFGPNVMVFSPQMPAEEIQAQIDKVYAVQQHNEFGPERNALLFLPGEYKVDLPVGFYTQALGLGASPDSVHISGNVHVDAASRNNNATTTFWRAAEGFSVTPEDGTMQWAVSQAVAFRRMHVKGDMVLHQKRGWASGGWMSDTLVDGNVGSGTQQQWISRNSEWKSWTGSNWNMVFVGVPQAPAGEWPQPPYTKVGETPVVREKPFLVVDKAGRYGVRVPSLRRNSAGITWHGGATPGTTIPMEKFYIARAGVDSAETINAQLAKGKNLLLTPGIYELTDAIHVTQPNTVVLGLGFATLKPVKGTAAMTTADVDGIIVAGLLFDAGETKSPVLLEVGPEGSRASHEKNPICVEDVFFRVGGAGVGRAVANLEINSNDTIVDHTWIWRADHGRGVGWDSNVSAHGLVVNGNDVTAYGLFVEHHQQFQVLWNGKGGRTYFYQSEIPYDPPDQKSYTSGLGTNGWASYKVADGVTSHEAWGLGIYSVFRHPDVVLTRAIEVPKDPNVRFHHMITVALDDKGEISNVINDAGGAAVPKPRVTPKVTSYP; encoded by the coding sequence ATGAAGATTGGTCTGGTTCTGGGGATGCTGGCGTGCGCGGCGGGGACGGTGTTGGCGGCCGGTGGGGATAAGCCAGGTTTGGGGCCAGGGTCGGGGCCAGGTTCGAGGCTGGATTTTGGGCCGAACGTGATGGTCTTCTCGCCGCAGATGCCGGCGGAGGAGATCCAGGCGCAGATCGACAAGGTCTACGCGGTGCAGCAGCACAACGAGTTCGGGCCGGAGCGCAATGCGCTGCTATTTCTTCCGGGCGAGTACAAGGTGGATCTCCCCGTGGGGTTCTACACGCAGGCTCTGGGGCTGGGTGCGTCGCCCGATAGCGTACATATCTCAGGCAATGTGCATGTGGACGCAGCGAGCAGGAACAACAATGCGACAACGACCTTCTGGAGGGCGGCGGAGGGCTTTTCGGTGACGCCGGAGGACGGCACGATGCAGTGGGCGGTGTCGCAGGCCGTCGCGTTTCGGCGGATGCATGTGAAGGGCGATATGGTGCTGCACCAGAAGAGGGGCTGGGCGAGCGGCGGATGGATGTCGGACACGCTGGTGGACGGGAATGTGGGGTCGGGGACGCAGCAACAATGGATCTCGCGGAACAGTGAGTGGAAGAGCTGGACGGGTTCGAACTGGAACATGGTGTTTGTCGGTGTTCCGCAGGCCCCGGCGGGGGAGTGGCCGCAACCGCCGTATACGAAGGTTGGAGAGACGCCGGTGGTGCGGGAGAAGCCATTTCTTGTCGTGGATAAGGCTGGCAGGTATGGCGTGCGGGTTCCTTCGCTGCGGAGGAACAGTGCGGGGATCACGTGGCATGGCGGCGCGACGCCGGGAACGACGATTCCGATGGAGAAGTTTTATATCGCTCGGGCGGGTGTGGACTCCGCGGAGACGATCAATGCGCAGCTGGCGAAGGGGAAGAATCTGCTGCTGACGCCGGGGATCTATGAGCTGACGGATGCGATTCACGTGACGCAGCCGAATACAGTGGTGCTCGGGCTGGGGTTCGCTACGCTGAAGCCCGTGAAGGGCACAGCGGCGATGACGACGGCGGACGTGGATGGCATCATCGTCGCGGGGCTGTTGTTCGATGCGGGAGAGACGAAGTCTCCGGTGCTGCTGGAGGTGGGTCCGGAGGGTAGCAGGGCAAGCCATGAGAAGAACCCGATCTGCGTGGAGGATGTGTTCTTTCGCGTCGGTGGCGCGGGAGTGGGGCGCGCAGTGGCGAATCTGGAGATCAATAGCAATGACACGATCGTCGACCACACGTGGATATGGCGCGCAGACCATGGACGAGGCGTGGGCTGGGACAGCAATGTGAGCGCGCACGGGCTCGTGGTGAATGGCAACGACGTAACGGCGTATGGATTGTTCGTCGAGCACCACCAGCAGTTTCAGGTGTTGTGGAACGGCAAGGGCGGGCGGACGTATTTTTATCAGTCGGAGATTCCTTACGATCCTCCCGACCAGAAGAGCTATACGAGCGGGCTGGGGACGAATGGATGGGCGTCGTACAAGGTGGCCGATGGGGTGACGAGTCATGAGGCGTGGGGGCTGGGAATCTACAGTGTCTTCCGGCATCCGGATGTCGTGCTGACGCGGGCGATCGAGGTTCCGAAGGACCCGAATGTGCGGTTTCATCACATGATCACGGTGGCCCTGGATGACAAGGGCGAGATCAGCAACGTGATCAACGACGCAGGCGGGGCTGCGGTGCCGAAGCCGCGGGTGACTCCGAAGGTGACGAGCTATCCGTAG
- a CDS encoding MarR family winged helix-turn-helix transcriptional regulator, producing MKTKHWIDKETVQDLAWFRYNLRKFLRFSEDAARECGVTPQQHQLMLGIAGFNGSGSATISELAEFLQEKNHSVVGLVERAIQSDLVRRQSSEADRRAVVVSLTQRGEEVLAALTAIHQEEIKRTRAGFLTRRRRRRSLAGAGRGERA from the coding sequence TTGAAGACGAAGCATTGGATCGACAAGGAGACTGTTCAGGACCTTGCGTGGTTTCGCTATAACCTGCGCAAGTTTCTGCGGTTCAGCGAGGATGCGGCGCGGGAGTGCGGTGTGACTCCGCAGCAGCACCAGTTGATGCTGGGAATCGCCGGATTTAACGGGTCGGGGTCGGCCACGATCTCTGAGCTGGCGGAGTTTCTGCAGGAGAAGAACCACTCGGTCGTGGGACTGGTGGAGCGCGCGATTCAGAGCGATCTTGTCCGGCGGCAGAGCAGCGAGGCGGACCGGCGCGCCGTGGTGGTCTCGCTGACGCAGCGCGGGGAAGAGGTGCTCGCCGCGCTGACGGCGATTCATCAGGAGGAGATTAAGCGGACCCGGGCAGGATTTCTCACTCGCCGCAGGCGACGGCGCTCCCTTGCAGGCGCAGGCAGAGGCGAGCGGGCATGA
- a CDS encoding chloride channel protein, with protein MTTKTGETATQRWFMRHPFFRRLPALVREDLRKVYERDLRKWLIIAPIIGVTSGLMITAIAELLLGRMWPAVLGFYLRHHWAIIPGLVVGFVITGLLMQYLTPSPDEHSTEEIIRSYHERDGVVNLRPMLPKLLAAITTVGFGGSTALEGPSIYGGAAIGSWLWGKLRRLRLRDRDRRIMLICGAAAGMSAIFRAPLTGIVFALEMPYRDDLAHEALVPSLIASVCSFVTLSSFMGGAPLFNFEGIAGFTRRDLYWSALLGLIVGLVAMAYVITFRRARRFVVKWSLPHWQKLAIGGFLTGVCGWLFLHMYPGTLMPIGPNYEAVGEVLKKHHSTLQLLVFSVLKLAATLFTLASGGVSAMFVPLFLTGGTIGTAFAQSVVHSPSLGLYAAVGMASFIAAGYKTPLAAVVFVAEATGGHAFIIPALVGAAVAYAVSGDASASGDQRLHGGVKAQEI; from the coding sequence ATGACGACGAAGACAGGAGAGACTGCGACGCAGAGATGGTTCATGAGGCATCCGTTCTTCCGGAGATTGCCTGCGCTGGTTCGCGAAGACCTGAGGAAGGTGTATGAGCGCGACCTGCGGAAATGGCTGATCATCGCTCCCATCATCGGGGTGACGAGCGGGCTGATGATTACGGCGATTGCGGAGCTGCTGCTTGGAAGAATGTGGCCTGCGGTGCTGGGCTTCTACCTGCGGCATCACTGGGCGATTATTCCCGGGCTGGTGGTTGGCTTCGTCATCACTGGACTGCTCATGCAGTATCTGACTCCGTCGCCGGATGAGCATTCTACCGAGGAGATTATTCGCTCGTACCATGAGCGCGATGGCGTGGTGAATCTGCGGCCGATGCTGCCGAAGCTGCTGGCGGCGATTACGACAGTGGGGTTCGGCGGCAGCACGGCGCTGGAGGGGCCGAGCATCTACGGCGGGGCCGCGATCGGGTCATGGCTGTGGGGAAAGCTGCGGCGGTTGCGTCTTCGGGACCGTGACCGCCGCATCATGCTGATCTGCGGTGCGGCGGCGGGAATGTCGGCGATCTTTCGCGCGCCGCTGACGGGGATCGTCTTCGCGCTGGAGATGCCTTACCGCGATGACCTGGCGCATGAGGCGCTGGTGCCTTCGCTGATCGCGTCGGTCTGCTCGTTTGTGACGCTCAGCTCGTTTATGGGCGGAGCTCCGCTGTTCAACTTCGAAGGCATCGCCGGGTTTACGCGGCGAGATCTCTATTGGAGCGCGCTGCTTGGCCTGATTGTGGGGCTGGTCGCGATGGCGTATGTCATCACGTTCCGCCGCGCGCGCAGGTTCGTGGTGAAGTGGAGCCTGCCGCACTGGCAGAAGCTCGCGATCGGAGGCTTTCTGACGGGAGTGTGTGGGTGGCTCTTTCTGCACATGTATCCGGGGACTTTGATGCCGATTGGCCCGAACTACGAGGCAGTGGGCGAGGTCCTGAAGAAGCATCACAGCACGCTGCAACTGCTTGTCTTCAGCGTGCTGAAGCTCGCGGCTACGCTCTTCACGCTGGCTTCGGGTGGCGTGAGCGCGATGTTCGTGCCGCTGTTTCTGACAGGCGGCACGATTGGGACGGCCTTTGCGCAATCGGTGGTGCACAGCCCTTCGCTCGGGCTCTATGCTGCGGTTGGCATGGCATCGTTTATCGCGGCGGGGTATAAGACTCCTCTTGCGGCGGTGGTCTTTGTGGCGGAGGCGACGGGAGGCCATGCGTTCATCATCCCTGCGCTGGTCGGAGCGGCGGTGGCGTATGCGGTCTCGGGCGATGCCTCGGCCTCGGGAGATCAGCGTCTGCACGGCGGCGTGAAGGCGCAGGAGATTTAA
- a CDS encoding DUF4382 domain-containing protein yields the protein MSTNRDTSTSKLLRLPTLLSILFGTLALAIAIVAGCSSGINSSSTPTGNSTLGTASVRISDPSTCTAPNGPYAHVYITVADIQAHTSAHAGANDAGWVDLTPNLPAAPVQIDLLGQANNQCFLATLGATQQLQPGNYQQIRVILADTASLTSGKGDACTNGLNCVVLNDGSTYPLQLSSESKTGIKIPLGQIANGGFHVGAGQTKDLDIDFDTCDSIVQNGDGTYQLKPVLHAGEVSSIAGTSINGTVVDSATGSQINGVVTVALEQKDANGIDRVFMSTMTDSNGMFVFCPLPSGTYDVVIVGRDSTGVVYSPTVVTGVTTGSTVSTVALHALPGVSAGAAVLQGQVTTQNGANPPAGTAAHVQISTLETVASSLTVTVPLVPSYSSVQVALATANNLSCPAGTDCTSYNLKTSAGPAFVGTYSSSGITLTPSALPASYIVDGLATVPASGGTADCTNSELKAPAVTPVVGVSTSVATLAYTGCQ from the coding sequence ATGTCTACCAATCGAGATACCAGTACCTCGAAGTTGTTGCGCCTCCCCACTCTTCTCTCCATTCTTTTTGGAACACTCGCGCTGGCGATCGCAATTGTTGCCGGCTGCAGCAGCGGCATCAACTCTTCGTCGACACCGACGGGCAACAGCACGCTGGGGACGGCTTCGGTGAGGATCAGCGATCCTTCCACATGTACAGCCCCCAATGGACCTTACGCGCACGTGTACATCACGGTCGCCGACATTCAGGCCCACACGAGCGCGCACGCCGGGGCGAATGATGCGGGCTGGGTGGACCTGACGCCAAACCTGCCCGCGGCTCCTGTGCAGATTGACCTGCTGGGACAGGCGAACAACCAGTGCTTTCTGGCGACGCTGGGAGCAACGCAACAACTGCAGCCGGGCAACTACCAGCAGATTCGCGTGATTCTTGCGGACACGGCCTCGTTGACCAGCGGCAAGGGCGATGCGTGCACAAACGGTTTGAACTGCGTGGTGCTGAACGATGGCAGTACGTATCCTCTGCAGCTCTCGAGTGAGTCGAAGACAGGCATCAAGATTCCGCTGGGGCAGATTGCGAACGGTGGATTCCATGTCGGCGCGGGACAGACTAAGGACCTGGACATCGACTTCGACACCTGCGACTCGATTGTGCAGAACGGCGACGGGACCTACCAGCTGAAGCCTGTGCTGCATGCCGGCGAGGTGAGCAGCATTGCAGGCACGTCGATCAACGGCACAGTCGTAGACAGCGCGACGGGAAGCCAGATCAATGGCGTGGTGACAGTTGCGCTGGAGCAGAAGGACGCGAACGGCATCGATCGCGTGTTCATGAGCACGATGACGGACTCGAATGGGATGTTCGTGTTCTGCCCGCTTCCTTCGGGAACTTACGATGTTGTGATTGTGGGGCGGGACAGCACGGGCGTGGTGTACTCGCCGACCGTGGTGACGGGAGTCACGACGGGTTCGACGGTCTCGACTGTGGCGCTGCATGCGCTGCCGGGGGTTTCGGCCGGGGCGGCTGTGCTACAGGGGCAGGTGACAACGCAGAACGGCGCAAACCCGCCCGCCGGCACGGCCGCCCACGTTCAGATCAGCACACTGGAGACCGTGGCGAGCTCTCTGACCGTGACGGTGCCGCTGGTTCCAAGCTACTCGAGCGTGCAGGTTGCGCTGGCGACGGCGAACAATCTGAGCTGCCCGGCGGGGACGGACTGCACAAGCTACAACCTGAAGACGTCGGCCGGGCCGGCGTTCGTGGGAACGTACTCTTCGAGCGGAATTACGCTGACGCCGAGCGCGCTTCCGGCGTCGTACATCGTGGATGGACTGGCGACGGTTCCGGCATCAGGCGGGACCGCGGACTGCACGAACAGCGAGCTGAAGGCTCCGGCTGTGACTCCGGTGGTAGGGGTCTCGACTTCGGTCGCGACGCTTGCGTACACCGGATGCCAATAG
- a CDS encoding ArsR/SmtB family transcription factor, giving the protein MDADAVFKALADASRRQLLDRLFAKNGQTLSELCVGLDMTRQAVSKHLALLEEANLVATRKHGREKLHYLNPVPISEIAERWIGKYERARLSALSDLKKNLEGKRSREQ; this is encoded by the coding sequence ATGGATGCGGATGCAGTCTTCAAGGCGCTGGCCGATGCAAGCAGGAGGCAGTTGCTGGACCGTCTGTTTGCGAAGAATGGCCAGACGCTGAGCGAGCTGTGCGTGGGCCTGGATATGACGCGGCAGGCCGTCTCGAAGCACCTTGCTTTGTTGGAGGAGGCGAATCTTGTGGCGACGCGCAAGCACGGCCGGGAGAAGCTGCACTACCTGAATCCCGTTCCCATCAGCGAGATTGCGGAGCGTTGGATTGGCAAGTATGAGCGGGCTCGTTTGAGCGCGCTTAGTGACCTCAAGAAGAACCTGGAAGGCAAAAGGAGCAGAGAGCAATGA
- a CDS encoding SRPBCC family protein: MSNDKFVYVTYIRTTPEKLWEALTKPEFTRQYWCECWHDTAWEAGSPWKLMIPDGRVADSGEVVEIDKPRRLVLRWRNEFIPEMKAEGYSRCVFELEPKGETVKLTVVHTIDVPESKFLESVSNGWPGILSSLKSLLETGDGLEATKHWPKGM, translated from the coding sequence ATGAGCAACGACAAATTCGTATATGTGACGTATATCCGTACGACTCCTGAGAAGCTGTGGGAGGCGCTGACGAAGCCGGAGTTTACACGGCAGTACTGGTGCGAGTGCTGGCACGATACGGCGTGGGAGGCAGGCTCGCCGTGGAAGCTGATGATCCCCGATGGCCGCGTGGCCGATAGCGGCGAGGTCGTGGAGATCGATAAGCCCAGGCGGCTGGTGTTGCGGTGGCGCAACGAGTTTATTCCAGAGATGAAGGCCGAGGGCTATTCGAGGTGCGTCTTTGAACTTGAGCCGAAGGGCGAGACGGTGAAGCTTACTGTGGTCCACACGATCGACGTTCCAGAGTCGAAGTTTCTGGAGAGCGTTTCGAACGGCTGGCCGGGGATTCTTTCGAGTCTGAAGAGCCTGCTGGAGACGGGGGACGGGCTGGAGGCGACGAAGCATTGGCCGAAGGGGATGTAA